A genomic window from Centroberyx gerrardi isolate f3 chromosome 14, fCenGer3.hap1.cur.20231027, whole genome shotgun sequence includes:
- the LOC144542334 gene encoding uncharacterized protein LOC144542334 codes for MANRAGAVARAGADVSVGLPGALEMIDTFDRPGDAFAAGTYAGTDSFAHAFEDKPGQRLPKAGLYAAAGVGHARAEWRVFDAEAKGPNASAGIGASSASLSARAFAKAELASASATAGPVKATVGLSADTGVGVGATGVEAKILGTGFSIGRKMGVSLFGTGFEFNLW; via the coding sequence CCGGTGCAGTTGCACGAGCAGGTGCAGACGTGTCTGTTGGTTTACCTGGAGCACTGGAAATGATTGACACCTTTGACCGGCCCGGTGATGCTTTTGCTGCTGGAACCTACGCGGGCACAGACTCATTTGCCCATGCATTTGAGGATAAACCTGGGCAGCGCCTTCCCAAGGCAGGGCTGTACGCTGCTGCAGGAGTGGGCCATGCTCGAGCTGAATGGAGAGTTTTTGATGCTGAGGCCAAAGGGCCCAACGCAAGCGCAGGAATCGGAGCCTCCAGTGCGTCTCTCAGCGCCAGAGCATTTGCCAAAGCAGAGCTGGCCAGTGCTTCAGCCACTGCTGGTCCAGTGAAGGCTACAGTTGGTCTGTCAGCGGACACAGGGGTTGGTGTTGGTGCGACAGGTGTAGAGGCAAAGATACTGGGAACAGGCTTCTCCATTGGTCGGAAAATGGGCGTTTCTTTGTTCGGCACTGGGTTTGAGTTTAATTTGTGGTAG